Part of the Microbacterium sp. Clip185 genome is shown below.
CCGCATCCTCCGCGTCGAGGCTCGCGGCCGGACCCAGGGTCTGCGTGATGGTCAGGGTGTTCTGACCGGAGTCGCCGAGGAAGTTCGTCTTCATCAGCGGGGCCAGCGCCCCCGTGCCGACAAGCACGAGCAGTGCGATGCCGAGCGTCACCCACGAGTGCTTGAGCGTCCACGACAGCACCGGCAGATAGGCCTTCTGCAGACGCGAGGGCGGCGCGGAGGGGTCTTCCGGGTCGATGTGCTCACCGTCGGGGCCCTGCACGGGCTTGCCGGGCTTGAGGAACCAGTACGCGAGCACGGGCACGATCGTGAGCGACACGAACAGCGAGGCCGTCATCGCGAGGGTGACCGTCAATGCGAAGGGCCGGAACAACTCCCCCGTGAGATCGCCCACGAAGGCGATCGGCAGGAAGACCGCGACGGTCGTGATGGTGGATGCGGTCACCGCCGCCGCAACCTCGCGCACGGCGAGCAGGATGGAGGCGCGTTTGTCGGCGTCGCCCACGTAGTGCCTGCGGATGTTCTCGATCACGACGATCGAGTCGTCCACGACGCGGCCGATCGCGATGGTCAGAGCACCGAGGGTCAGGATGTTGAGCGAGTAGCCGAACGCCTGGATCCCGATGAAGGTGATCAGCACGCTGGTCGGAATCGAGATCGCGGTGACGATCGTCGCTCGCACCGACAGCAGGAAGATCAGGATGACGAGAACGGCGAAGACGAGCCCGAGCAGCCCCTCCTGCGCCAACGCCTCGATCGACTGCTCGATGTAGGGCGCCTGATCGAAAACCACGGAGAACTGCGCATCGCCGCCCAGCGCATCGCTGAGCTGCGGCAGCGCGTCGGTGACGGCACGAGAGACATCGACCGTGTTCGCCGCCGGGAGCTTGGTGACGGCGATCGTCAGAGCCGGCTCGCCGTTGACCCGAGAGAGGGATGTGACCGGATCGGCCGCTTCGGCGACGGCGGCGACCTGACCGATCGTCACGGTTCCCGCACCGAACTGCGCCGCATCCGTCGGCACGAGCGGCAGGGCCGCGAGCTCGTCGACCGATGTGATCTTGGCTCCGGTCTGCACGGTCAGCGTCTGGTCGCCCTCGGTGATGGCGCCGCCGGGGAAGAGCACGCCGTTCTTGTCGAGGGCGTCGGTGATCGCCTGCTGCGTGAAGCCGGATGCGGCCAGCTTCGCCGCATCCGGGGTGATGACCACACGTTTGCCGATGCCGCCGACGATCTGCGCGGCGTTGACGCCGGCGACATCCTGGATCTCGGGGATGACGGCGGACTCGAGCTTGTCCTGGATCGCCTGTTCGTCGCTGTAGCCCGTGACGGCGAGCTGGATGACGGGCAGGTCGTCGATCGACACGGAGATGACGTTGGGCTCGACACCGGTCGGCAGCTGGTCCTTGATCCGGCCGATCGCAAGACTGATCTTCTGCTCGGCGGTGGCGAGGTTGGTGCCGTAGGTGAACGACGCGCGCACGATCGAGGCGTTGGTGGTGCTCGTCGCCGTCGTGGACTCGAGACCGGGCACGCCCTGGATCGCGGTCTCGATCGGCGTGGAAACGTCATTGGAGACGACCTCGGGCGAGGCGCCGGGGTACGTCGACAGGATCGACAGCTGCGGGAACTCGACGGAGGGGATGAGCTCCTGCTTGAGACTGGTGAGCGCGAGCGAACCGAAGATCGCAGCGACGATCGTGATGAGCGCGATGAGCGCGCGGTTCTTCAGGCTGAGGACTGCCAGATGTGACACGGGAGCGCTTTCATGACGGCCGACTCGAGAGGGTGCAGCGGCGAGGAGGCACGATACAGGGTTGTATCGGGGTCAGTATCTCACGCGTTCTCGCGCGGAAGCCGGGCCCGTTGCCTACCCCGCGGCGAGCCCGCCGATCGCGAGACCGGCAGCCGCGGCGGCGAGGGCCAGGACGAGTGTCCCGATCGTGTTGGTCGCCGCGGCCCATCCGCGCCCGTCGGTCGCCATCACGGCGCTGACCGCGGCCACCGAGCTGAAGGTCGTGAAGCCGCCCAGGAGTCCCGTCCCGATGACGGCCAGCAGCGCCGCATCCGACACCGCGCCCGTCAGAACGCCGAGCGCGAAGGAGCCCACGACGTTGATGACGAGCGTGCCCCAGGGGAAGCGGGCACCCACGAGCGCGGTCACCGCGAGGTCCACGATGTAGCGCGCGCCGGCGCCGATCCCTCCCGCGACGGCCACGATGAGAAAGGTCAGGGGTGTCATGCGGGGCGCCTCCGCCCGAGCGCGAGGCCCGCCCACGCGGCAGCGAGTCCCACGGCAGCCGTCGCGAGGGTGAGTGCGACCGCCGCACCGTCGACCGCCTGCACCGCGAAGGTGCTGTAGGTCGTGTAGCCGCCGAGCACTCCGGTTCCGAGCAGCTGGCGCAGATCGCGCGAGCGTGCGGTCTCGGCGCGACGGGTCAGCACCGCCGTCAGCAGGCCCAGAGCGAAGGCACCGGTGACGTTGATGACGGGCACCGCGATCGGGTGCCATCCCGGCGCATCGATGAGCAGCAGCCCGGCGCGCGCGGCGGTGCCGAGGGCGCCGCCGCACACGATCAGTCCGAGATGCCGCCACGAGAACCCTGCTGCCACCCGGCAACGGTACCGCCGTCGTTGCGGGTCTGCGCTCAGCCCTCGACGAGACGGCGGATCGCGGTCTCGGGCGAAACGCCCGACTCCAGCAGTCGTCCCCTGGCGTACGCCCGCCACACGCGCGGGTCGATATAGCTGCTGCGCGCGACGGAGGGCGTGTTGCACAGCACCGCGGCCGTCGCCTTCACGGCGTCGCGCTCAGCAAGCTTGCGCGCCTTCTTCGATTCCACGTGCCCCAGGCGCGCGAGACTCTCCGCCGCCGTCACGGTTCCCCGCAGCGTCCGGAAGTCCTTCGCCGTGAAGTCTCCGCCGGTCAGCACCCGGATGTAGGCGTTCACCTCGCCGGGGGTCAGGGCGACGCGGCGCCGACCCCGCCGGTACGCGAGCAGCGGAGAGCGCGGACGCCCCGCCGTCAGCTGCTCGAGGACCACGGCGAGGTCCTCGTCCTCGATCCGGATGCGGGCGCGCACGCCGCTCTTGGCGGGGAAGTCGAGCTCGATGACCCCCGCTTCGACGCGGACATCGCGGCGCTGGAGGGTCGTCAGACCCCGTCCGCCACCGCGGCGCAGGTACTTCGTGGATCCGATGCGGATGGCTCCCGCATCCAGCATCCGAAACGCTGCGGCGAGCACGGCCTCACGCGAGTCGTCCGCGCGCCGCAGCGCCGCCGTCACCCGACCGCGCGCACGCGGCAGCGACTCCGCCAGCGCCAGAGCACGCGCGTACTTGCCCTTGTCCCGTTTGGCCGACCAGTCGGGGTGGTACAGATACTGCCGGCGCCCGGCGTCGTCGGTGCCGACCGCTTGGATGTGACCGTTGTCCTTCGTGCAGATCCACACGTCCTGCCAGGCCGGCGGGATGACGAGAGCCTCGATGCGCGCACGCTCGGCAGCGGTGACCTTCGCGCCGTCGGGCCGCGTGTAGCTGAACCCCGTGCCGCTGCGCGTGCGGGAGATTCCCGCATCCGATCCGGGATCGACCCGAGCCAGTCGCGCCACGTCAGTGGTTGCGCAGAGCCGAGATCAGCTCCGCCTTGCGCTTGCCGGAGTACCCCGTGAGGCCGAGTTCCTTGGCGCGCTTGCGCAGCTCGGGCACCGTCCAGTCCTCGTAATCGCCCGATCGCCCGCCGCGCCTACCGACCGCCGATCGCCCGTCGCGGGCAGCGGCGTTGGAGATGCGCGCGGCCTTCTCCTTCGAAGCGCCCTCGTCGCGCAGTTCTTCGTACAGCTTCGGATCCTTCAGGCTGTTCGCCCCGCGTCCACCCGGCATGTCGGCCTCTCCCGCCCCGCGTCCGCGAAGCGTTCCCCCGACGCTAGAGCGCCCGGCATCCGTCCATCAGCGGGCTTGACA
Proteins encoded:
- a CDS encoding efflux RND transporter permease subunit is translated as MSHLAVLSLKNRALIALITIVAAIFGSLALTSLKQELIPSVEFPQLSILSTYPGASPEVVSNDVSTPIETAIQGVPGLESTTATSTTNASIVRASFTYGTNLATAEQKISLAIGRIKDQLPTGVEPNVISVSIDDLPVIQLAVTGYSDEQAIQDKLESAVIPEIQDVAGVNAAQIVGGIGKRVVITPDAAKLAASGFTQQAITDALDKNGVLFPGGAITEGDQTLTVQTGAKITSVDELAALPLVPTDAAQFGAGTVTIGQVAAVAEAADPVTSLSRVNGEPALTIAVTKLPAANTVDVSRAVTDALPQLSDALGGDAQFSVVFDQAPYIEQSIEALAQEGLLGLVFAVLVILIFLLSVRATIVTAISIPTSVLITFIGIQAFGYSLNILTLGALTIAIGRVVDDSIVVIENIRRHYVGDADKRASILLAVREVAAAVTASTITTVAVFLPIAFVGDLTGELFRPFALTVTLAMTASLFVSLTIVPVLAYWFLKPGKPVQGPDGEHIDPEDPSAPPSRLQKAYLPVLSWTLKHSWVTLGIALLVLVGTGALAPLMKTNFLGDSGQNTLTITQTLGPAASLDAEDAAAARVEETLKGVDGIETVQVSIGSSGSAVRDAFSGGSGGITYSITTDAGADQLALRDRVQSALADLDDVGTIALASSGGGFGSSDIEIDVTAPDQQTLQEATDAVQSGLEGKDGISQVTSNLSASLPYIAVTVDRDAAAARGLSEVAVGGLVSGTMQPRQVGSVEIDGTSLTVYLAASQVPATLDDLRALTIPSAGGVVRLDQIATVEQSQGPTSITTERGQRTATVTVTPAGDDLTSANATVNKALADVSLPTGADASLGGVVTQQTDAFTQLGLAMLAAILIVYIVMVATFKSLRQPLLLLVSVPFAATGAILLQIATGVPLGVASLIGVLMLIGIVVTNAIVLVDLVNQYREKGLNAHDATVAGGSRRLRPILMTAAATIFALTPMALGITGHGGFISQPLAIVVIGGLVSSTVLTLLVLPTLYNLVEGARERRRLRHGGDGPASGLPETAGEPDAPTTRRALRGS
- a CDS encoding fluoride efflux transporter FluC — translated: MTPLTFLIVAVAGGIGAGARYIVDLAVTALVGARFPWGTLVINVVGSFALGVLTGAVSDAALLAVIGTGLLGGFTTFSSVAAVSAVMATDGRGWAAATNTIGTLVLALAAAAAGLAIGGLAAG
- a CDS encoding fluoride efflux transporter FluC; translation: MAAGFSWRHLGLIVCGGALGTAARAGLLLIDAPGWHPIAVPVINVTGAFALGLLTAVLTRRAETARSRDLRQLLGTGVLGGYTTYSTFAVQAVDGAAVALTLATAAVGLAAAWAGLALGRRRPA
- a CDS encoding DNA topoisomerase IB: MARLARVDPGSDAGISRTRSGTGFSYTRPDGAKVTAAERARIEALVIPPAWQDVWICTKDNGHIQAVGTDDAGRRQYLYHPDWSAKRDKGKYARALALAESLPRARGRVTAALRRADDSREAVLAAAFRMLDAGAIRIGSTKYLRRGGGRGLTTLQRRDVRVEAGVIELDFPAKSGVRARIRIEDEDLAVVLEQLTAGRPRSPLLAYRRGRRRVALTPGEVNAYIRVLTGGDFTAKDFRTLRGTVTAAESLARLGHVESKKARKLAERDAVKATAAVLCNTPSVARSSYIDPRVWRAYARGRLLESGVSPETAIRRLVEG
- a CDS encoding DUF7218 family protein, with translation MPGGRGANSLKDPKLYEELRDEGASKEKAARISNAAARDGRSAVGRRGGRSGDYEDWTVPELRKRAKELGLTGYSGKRKAELISALRNH